The following DNA comes from Actinomycetota bacterium.
ACCAACAGCGCCTGGCGGCCGCCGGCCCCGGGCTGCTGTGGCTGGCCGTGATCCTGAGCGGGATGGCGGCGCTCGGCCGGCTCCATCACCTCGAGACGGAAGACGGAGCCTTCGAGCTGCTCGGCCTGTACCCGATCAGCCGGACCGGGATCTACCTCGGCAAGGCGCTCGGCGGCCTCGCCGCGATGCTCGCCCTCGGCATCCTCGTCCTGCCGCTGACCGTCATCCTGTTCGCTGTCGACCTCGCGAGTGCCGGGCCGACGCTGGCCCTGGTCATCGTCCTCGGCGCGGTCGGGTTCGCGGCCATCGGCACCCTCTACGCCGGGCTCACCGTGCGACTCCGCGCCCGCGAGGTCCTCCTCCCGCTGCTCCTGCTGCCGGTCGTGGCCCCGCTCCTGTTGGCATCGGTGAGCGCGACCTCCGTCCTCCTCGCCGGGGACCCCTTCGGGGAGCTGGTGGGCTGGCTCCAGCTGCTGGTGGGCTACGACCTGGCGATGCTGCTGGCTGGCGGCCTGACCTACGGCCTGGCCCTCGAGGAGTAGCGGCCATGGCGGTACGGGTGCTGGGGATCGGGGCCATCGTGGCCGTCGCGGCGGCGACGGTCTTCGCCCTGTTCGTCGTCCCCGCCGACCTGAACCAGGGCGAGCCACAGCGGATCATGTACATCCACGTCGCCACCGCGTGGCTGGCCTACCTGTCCTTCGGGGTCACCGCCCTGGCATCGGTCTGGTGGCTCGTCCGTCGCGACCCGCGAGCCGACGCGATCGCGCTCGCCGGCGCCGAAGTGGGGGTCGTGTTCACGGCGTCCACCATCTGGGCCGGGATGATGTGGGGCCGGCCGGTGTGGGGGACGTTCTGGGATTGGGGCGACCCCCGCCTGACGACCACCGCCGTGATGCTCGCCATCTACGTCGGCTACCTGCTCATCCGCCGCTTGACCGATGAGCCGGCCCGCCGCGCCACCCGGGCGGCGGTGCTCGGTGTCATCGGGGCGATCAATATCCCGATCGTTCACTTCAGCGTCATCTGGTGGCGTGGCCTGCACCAGGGCCCGACCTTTGGCTCGCCCGAGAACGTCCTGAACCCGCCCGCGCCCGGTCAGTTCGTCGCCGCCCTGCTGCTCATGCTCGGCGCGTTCAGCCTGGCATGGCTGTGGCTGGGCATCACCCGGTATCGCCTCGCTCGCCTGGAGTCGTCGATGGAGGACGCCGTCCGCCGCGGACAGCTGGCCGGCCTTGCCCCCGCCCAGGAGCCACGCCCATGATCTCGACCGTTCCCGACGCGATCTTCGTCGTCGCCGGCTACGGCGTGATCCTCGGTGCGATTGCTCTCTACGCCGTCACCCTGGTCCGCCGCCTGCGGCGGGCAGAGCGGGCCGCTGGTGGGCCCGAGGAGCCGGCCCCACCCGACCGATGACCCAAACCGCCCCGCTCCCACCCCCCGCGCGACGGCGCGCCTGGGGCCCTTGGCTCGCGGTCGCCGCGATCGGCGCCATCCTCGCGTGGCTGCTGTTCAGCGGGCTGAGCAGCGCGCTGGTGTATTACCTGACCCCGACCGAGCTCGCGGCGCGCGGTGAGGCGGCCGTCGGAGCGCCCGTCCGACTTGGCGGCCTCGTCCTGCCCGGCAGCGTGAGCGGATCGGCGACCGACCTGACCTTCGTCCTGACCGATGGCGAGACCGAGATCACCGTCCACTCGACTGTCGCTCCGACCAGCTCGTTCCGCGAGGGGGCTGGCGCCGTCGTCGAAGGGACAGTCCGAGCGGACGGCGTATTCGAGGCCGACGAGGTCCTGGTCCGCCACGACGAGAACTACGTCGCGCCCTCCGACTACCCGCAGCCCTGAGCGCCATGCTGGCCAGCATCGGTCACGGCGCGGTCGTCATCGGCCTGGCGGTCAGCCTGTTCGCGGCCGCCGCTTCGATCCTCGCCGGGCGGAGCGCCGATGCCGGCCTGGCGGCTGCCGGGCGTCGGGCGGTATACGCGACCTGGATCCTGTCGCTGGTCGCGTGCGCGGCGATGGCCGTCTCACTCCTGAACCACGACTTCTCGATCCTGTACGTCGCCCGCAACAACGCGACCACCACCCCGCCGTTCTACTCG
Coding sequences within:
- the ccsA gene encoding cytochrome c biogenesis protein CcsA, giving the protein MAVRVLGIGAIVAVAAATVFALFVVPADLNQGEPQRIMYIHVATAWLAYLSFGVTALASVWWLVRRDPRADAIALAGAEVGVVFTASTIWAGMMWGRPVWGTFWDWGDPRLTTTAVMLAIYVGYLLIRRLTDEPARRATRAAVLGVIGAINIPIVHFSVIWWRGLHQGPTFGSPENVLNPPAPGQFVAALLLMLGAFSLAWLWLGITRYRLARLESSMEDAVRRGQLAGLAPAQEPRP
- a CDS encoding cytochrome c maturation protein CcmE, which gives rise to MTQTAPLPPPARRRAWGPWLAVAAIGAILAWLLFSGLSSALVYYLTPTELAARGEAAVGAPVRLGGLVLPGSVSGSATDLTFVLTDGETEITVHSTVAPTSSFREGAGAVVEGTVRADGVFEADEVLVRHDENYVAPSDYPQP
- a CDS encoding heme exporter protein CcmB; translation: QQRLAAAGPGLLWLAVILSGMAALGRLHHLETEDGAFELLGLYPISRTGIYLGKALGGLAAMLALGILVLPLTVILFAVDLASAGPTLALVIVLGAVGFAAIGTLYAGLTVRLRAREVLLPLLLLPVVAPLLLASVSATSVLLAGDPFGELVGWLQLLVGYDLAMLLAGGLTYGLALEE